One Portunus trituberculatus isolate SZX2019 chromosome 43, ASM1759143v1, whole genome shotgun sequence DNA segment encodes these proteins:
- the LOC123517998 gene encoding uncharacterized protein LOC123517998 produces MEVMIEEHFTNTDGSTELYVTQESLLADFSAFVLIRDAPFKEKIDNCMMVFHTAGLIGKWKDNAMDDVRRDGRKKRRKLRIEAEETIVTAEGIIKPLTMVHMQGPFLLYILCVIVSFIAFLVEVVRGPFLQSNQ; encoded by the exons ATGGAGGTGATGATTGAGGAACACTTCACGAACACCGATGGGTCGACGGAACTCTATGTAACACAAGAAAGTCTTCTAGCAGATTTTTCTGCCTTCGTTTTGATCCGCGATGCTCCTTTTAAAGAAAAGATCGATAACTGTATGATGGTCTTCCACACG GCTGGCTTGATTGGAAAGTGGAAGGATAATGCAATGGATGATGTTCGCAGGGACGGTCGAAAAAAgcgaagaaaattaagaattgAGGCCGAAGAAACCATTGTCACTGCTGAAGGAATAATTAAGCCCCTTACCATGGTGCACATGCAAGGGCCGTTCCTCCTATATATTCTCTGCGTCATTGTCTCCTTCATTGCTTTCTTAGTTGAAGTCGTCAGAGGTCCTTTTCTTCAAAGCAACCAGTAA